One Vicia villosa cultivar HV-30 ecotype Madison, WI linkage group LG5, Vvil1.0, whole genome shotgun sequence genomic window, GATGAATGGACCTTACACTAATTCAAAGTATGTTATGTACCTTAATGAACGGACCTTTTCACTAAGTCAAAGTATGTAATGTACCTTGATGAATGGACCTTTACATTAAGTTAAATTATGTAATGTAcattttttctcttcattttgttTCTTATTGTAGGTCTCTGATTAATGGGAGTTGTTACTTTAAACTACTCATGATATGTAATTGGATTTCTTTCTCTTAATTTGGTTTATAATGAAAATGTCTTTCGATCAATAATGATTTGACCTTTCAACTACTCATATTATAGGCAATACTtccttttaatttctttgttttctTACTCTTAAGTATATGGTTTACGAGGGTTTGACCTTTCAAATACTCATGTTACTTAAAATAGTTCGTTTCTTTTAATTCAGGTTCTAATGATATAAATCCAGTCAAAAAGAATTGCATGCACCTTCAAACAACTCATATTATGTAAATTACTTTCTCAATCCTCATTTTGATTCTTTAATAACTCCTAGCAATATCgtgttttcttttcattttactCGCAAGGTACATGTCGTATCTTATTATATAATCTCTCATCTCTTATGTCTTTTCTTTTGCATCTTCTCATTTTTACGTATTCTTTTATATGTGTGTGTaggtatggctcaataaaatttttgttaaaaatcgACCTTACCGAAGCCACATTGGtttgtttttatttgaatttacttCTAAAAGCCAACTGAACCACACATTTTTTACTTGCGGTTTCGGATAAATTTTATCTCAAAAACTGTCCAAACCGCACCTGAACAAAACTTATCAATACTAGAGAAGTGAAAAAATAGTTCCTATATActaattattatgtattttttaattttaatttgtatttatatttattgatatatgtttcaagtgttttaaaatattttttattagtgaaaatatttcttttatgggATAATACCTATTTTTcgcccctgccatatggggttggtttgaaaaatccccctgtcaaaagaaaaagttgcaagaatttccctaacaattgaagattctctcgttttaaaccttgtaaaatttttatttttaaaactaaccTTGCTACTTGAaggactctatcattttgaaccctgtaaattattttttttagtaaaatcaaCCTTGTCTGTCATATTCCagaaggtttaaaatgacataatctacaagattatagggtttaaaatgacgaaatcttcaaatggcaaggttggttttaaaaacaaaatttttacaaggtttaaaacgagagaatcttcaaatgttaggggaattcttgcaactttttttagCAGGGGattttcaaaccaaccccatatggcaggggtgaaaataggtattaactcttcttttattatgttttaaatatatattaataattaaaatgacttgatttttttaaatttttattttataaaagttattgatttataaatatcaacacaTTAGgtatttctaaaatatttttagttaaGTGGAATATTTCCTGAATTATCttttaaagtattttaataaataatcatttgatttttttaaaaaattattgatttataaatatcaacgtCTTATTTGCAACAATATATTATCAGAAAGTATTAAATATAGTAACTGCTTACACTTATTTAACTTAAATAACACATACTTATTAAAGTATCTCACACTCCTTAATTTATTTTTGGCTAAATTGCATTTGGTCTCCAATTTTATCTTATTCACAAAATTAGTCCatttatttcaaattaaaacAGTCTGATCCGCCCTCTcccatatattttataaaaactcaataaaatatttatttttaacttatatttttatttataaagttcTAGTTATATACAATAATTTTTCATGTTTcacaaaaaatttataatttaaaaaatgaaaacattgttaattttaaatgtaaaagtataagaaaacgaaaaagtgtttaaatttaaaatatgtggATCAATTTTGTGAATCAAGTAAATTAGGGAGATCAAAGTTGTAAtacaatttttgatatttttttaataatattgaaaagttttatataatatttgtaaTCATAAGTGTTGTTTCagccattttttattttaaagaaaaaatattgtttgagtgaaaaaatatattttaaaagcaATTATAGAGTTATATTCTAactaaacaattaataaaaaaaataagacttacataattatttggtccctgtaagttagcgtgttttcaATTTGATCCctgaattttttttgtttggattgCATCTTGATAAGTTCCAATCTTGTTGTTTTAAGTCCATGGCGTCAAGattgtttcaaaaaaaaaaaaagtccatAGCGTCAAGCTGGTGTTAATAAAAAAAGCTTATGTGTCTAACGTAACTGAGCtggattttttttagtttatattaATTCTCAAATTTGTTACATGAAAAAATGTTTCCCTCCAAAtagttttatattaattatatcttTCACATATAAATGTTCATTCTTCGTTTTTTTTCGTTTAAGTCCCTACAAATTAGAGTTTTTCAGAAACACGTGAATTGGGAACGGCGGCGGACGACGAATGCAAACTGTGAGATTGGCGGCGACTAAAAGAGGAATCATATCAAGCCATTCAGATATTGTGTTCACGCCAACTTACCGGTATGAGTTTTACATTAACGTTTCATTTTGAGGGTAGATTTGCTAGGGAATGTGTAATATATTACGTTGAAGACAACGTTGTAggtgaagatgttgtgaatgttgaaGACAATGTTGTAGGTGAAGATGTTATGAATGTTGAAGACAAAGTTGTAGGTGAAGGTGAAGTGGATGTTGAAAGTTATGTTCAAGAAGATAACCATGAGGATAGTGATGGTAATGATGATAGTGAATTTGAAGCTCATGGTTTTTCATTtgatgatagtgaggatgaaaTGACTCTTGAGTTAGaagaggaaagaagaaagaaactgTTTTGAAGCCAATGAGATCCAAATGAGAAGTAGCAGAACGGACTGACAAGAAGTTATAAGATTTGTAATTTCTATTTTCGTCTCACGTTTTATATACCATCCAACGTATTTGCCTCGTAACAAATCTGAGAATtaatataaaactataaaataaatccAGCTCAACTCTATTACACACATAAGCGTTTTTTTAACAACAACTTAACGTCAGAGACTTAAAACAACAAGATTAGAACATATCAGGATccaattcaaacaaaaaagatTCGGAACCAAGTTGAAAATGACGCCAACTTATATAGACCAAATAACTATTTAAGCTAAAAAATaataactatttttaaaaaataatcatttatAAAACAATAGTTTCaactcaacaaaaaaaaattgttcgcAACATtataattataagaaaaaaactatttaaatgaaaaaaattgttaatgtattaaaataatcaTATCATCCGGGACCGTTTGTCTTGGAAATATTTTTTACCTTGAAAATAATGAACTTTAccatcttattttttatttttttttagtttttgtaatataattttatattacttcatcaaatttaaaataattttagatacaaaatataaaaaaaaaaaattaaacttatttcaaacaaaaatttccTGTAAACAATAGTGTTATAGTAATTTTAGAGATTATATTATACTATCAATCTTTACAATTAAAAGAAATTTGTACTTGAAAAAAAGATATTAATGGTTATGCACTATCAgtataaaaagttttacactatgAGTCCATCACAAccattcataattattattttatatataatttaaataaaagtcaaacataaTTTGAAATCTGACGGTGTAAAACTACTTTACACTGTCGGTGTATTCCCATTAAATTCCTGAAAGAAATATGTCATCCAAAACATATTGAATAGGTAGTAGCCTATATTACCCTGGCAATCATACAACTAAATCCGCACCATCTACAATTCATATAGTATTTTTACCAATACAAATGGCGTTATTAAACGGTAAATAAAAGTAAAGTTTCCCAGAAATATTAACGAGGTACACTTTGGCTGAATATTTGAGTTTATATAACACTGATTTGGACATAATGATCCAACCATGTGCGCTAACACTAGGTTAAGAGCATAAACTTGCTATTCATCCAATCTAATACTGATTCAATAGTTATCTTCTCTCAGCCCCTGTAAATTTGAGAAAGTAGTAATCTCAAGAATATTAACTTGTAGAGATACATAGGAAAAAGCTTTTTTGAAATGGAGTTATCCTTGCACATAATTAAAACTATCTCAAATGGTTTTATTCAAACATCTCACCTAGCATTTAAATCAAATTCACCAACCTCACGCCAGCCATCGGGCGTGCCAGTGTCACCATTCTCAGCTTCGTCATTCAAGAAATCCTCAGACGGCTCCTTCTCATCTCGCTGTGCATTGTTTCCCCATCCATTCATCATCTCACTGTGATCCTGATCTCCTAGGTCATGGCCACCAATCACAACGTCACTGCCTTGGGAACCAAGTGCACTCCCTCTAATGGGAGCTCGAGACATCATTTCAGCATGAGATTGTGAATCAGCCCTTGCCTGCTGCTCTGCTTGATACATTGCAGCCATTCGTAGTTTAGCCTCGTGGGCTTCACGACCAGCTTTCTCCCTGGTTTCTAATTCAGCTCTTAATTCGATCAGAGCCCGTTTTTCCTCTTGAAGAAGTGCCTGTTCAATCATCAGTCTCTCCTCGGACCGAAATTCCCCCAAAGTTCTCTTCTGCGATATTATGTTGAAGGCAAGTGTTTGCTTCTCAAAAGTTGCGGTAAATTCAGCTATTTTAGCAGCAATATTATTATCCCACTGTTGGGACCTCGAAAGCATCTGGCCAGTTGTATCGGAATCAAGTATCCTATCATCCTCTTCTGCTTCATAATCTGCCACAACATGATAGGGCAATAATCTGCAGCCGGAAAATTTAGGGAAATAAATGTAAGAGCAAACTTCATTTGCACTATAATCAAAACAAGgcaattttttttagttgtaAAAATACCTACATTTGTAGTATATTAAAAAAACCAGTAGAATTCCAGattgatttataatattttatgataaataaATCAACTTTTAGTCCCGTTTCCATTAAGTGAAAGAAATTAACACATAGCAATTTCCATATGGTAGAGTAAGAATTAGATATGATAGAACCTGATGTTATAGGCTTTGCAAAACTACACCTAAGAAACAAATATGCATCAAGTAAAATTATGAGGACAATGGAACAAGATAATTTCATGTTATTAGAAACAGGGTCGATGACAAGGAAAGTAAAGTTTGAACACTAGATAACATGTTCTGAACAATTCTAAGAACAGAGAAAATAACATAGCACTGGTTCAACTTCAAATACAGAAATCAAAGGCTGAAAATTGAATATATAATACAGAAAGGGGAagttgaaataaaattaaatggggAAACCAACATGGAAGAGTTCTGCAAAGAATCTGAGTAGCAAATACAAATAAAAAGCAGGTTGCAGTGAGAGAAACTGCAAGTGAAGAGATAGACTTGGTATTCGGTCCACAAAACAGATACTGAATAATATTTAGATGCATAGAACTGATTGGGAATTGGGATATATAAGCATATAACAAAAACACCAACTCGAGGTGCATTTGAGACTTATTTGAACTTATATTACGACATAAGCACTTGTGTAAAAGTTTCAGAGAATTTATGAAATAGCTTATGACATGTTCATAAGTTGTGTTCAACTTATTTCAATAAGCTACTCAtgatatgaaaaaaaagaaagcatATACAACCTGCATAAAAAGAGTATAACCCCATTTTCTCTTTGACTATAGAGATAATTTATTCTTAAGAGCTTGTTTTATAAAATGAAAACTACCAGTCCAATAAACACTTGAAGTTGTTTTCCCAAATGCACCCTACATATTTTGACTGCCTCCACCTTAAATAAATTATCAACAATACTAGAAGTTTCTTTCTGATCTATGTTGCTAACTAAAATGTTGTTAAGTGCAGCAAATAGTCCCACTATCGTGTACAGATGGTGTTGTTCCGGACCAAAAACGAATGGCAGTCACGGTGGCAAAGGTATACCGCAGAACAGCTCACACGATTTGCAACGTGAAGAAGACAAAAGAAAAAGTCGAAATTAGCCTTAAAATTGATAAGTTATGGGGCTATTTTCAGTTTTCCCTCCCAATAAAACCCTAACCCCCAATTAAGAACCGCAAAAAAATCCTTGTCATGTTTATTGTCAAACAATCCCCAATATCTGTATGATTTAGATAAACGTATAGATATGTGATCTAGTTCTGGATTTAGTTGAATAGAGATGAGAGAAAGAACCTGTCGCAGGCATCTTCGAGAGAAGAAAAGGGTCGCTTGAAATCAGGATGACAGACCCGCCAAGCGTCTTGGTAAGCCATCTGGAGCTCCATCTGATTACCAGGGGGTCGAATAATCTTTTggtgttgctgctgctggtttgAATTAGGGTTGGGTAGATTGTGGTGTAAATTGAGAATgggattagggttagggttttgttGAAGATTGAGGGGTCTTATGGGACGCAAGTGAGCATCAATGTTGGAAGGGAAGCGAGAAATTGCGGATGCTTGCTGTTGTTGCTGTTGCTTTTGCAATTGCTGTAAGAGCAGAaaatgttgttgtcgttgttgttcttgGATCAACTGCTGCTGCATTGCCTTTGCTTCTTCCATTCTTTGTTTAATCTAAATATTCTCAATTTCTCACCTCCATCTCTCTTTTAAGGGTTTGCTACTTTGCttcctaaaattaaaatattaacttaCTTTCTTCCTCCATGTCCAAACCAATTTACATTAATAAATTACACAGTTTAATTGCTATGGACTTGTTTATcaatttcaattatatttcacTTTTCATAAGACAATTTCTTAATAGATCTTATGAATCTCTTAGTCACCACCCGAATTTCTAATTTTGTCCCCTGCTTTTGTCGATGTACATTTGAAAGtacctttttcttcaaaaaattggTTTCATTCCGCAGATGCATATACGGAAGCGTTAAAAAACATAGTATTGTATAGTTTAAAATCAACTTATTTCATTTCGGCAatccttccgtagatacatctacaaaACGTGTTGAAAACAGAGTGTTCCATTGATGTACCTACGTAACAGTGTGCATTTAGTTTCAAATCATATCCATTCAactccaaaactcaatttttattacaaaaatataaaattaaagtaaTTCATTTTAAAGGCAATAGTAAAATACATTGTATAAATAATGTCGGTCATAATGTTGAATACATCATCAAAGTAAAGTACATAAATGAAATAgaaatatcataaattaaaaaaaccaCAGGCATCACTATTATGGGTGTCGGACATCATCATGCGCCTCTCCTCTGCCTCTGGCCCCGCCTCCGCTTTTGCGTCCACCACGCCCTCTACTGGCTCTGCCTCTAGCGTCAAGTGCCCCACCAGTCCTGGCATGATGTCTACGGTACAAAAATGTCTTTTGTGCCAGCCTAGTCATAACATCCACCACACGCCGCTGCTCAGACCCCTCAGGGAATAAACCATCTGCAATAGCTACCAGGCCCGTGTCAACTATCTGACGACACCGAAGAAGAAGATCATGAGTGTGTTCCAACTCAACCTGATGAGTCCGCCGAATCTCCTCATGGGCTGGTCTGAGCGGATCTCCAGGTGCAGCGGGAAACATGTACGGGTGTGACACTGTTGAAGATTATCACATATCAAATCATAATCATTTGATTCTGATTTGCCAAGCTGTTACAAAACAGTGGTGTAAATagatttattatattattgtcaTTTCCTTATTTAGGTAGCAGCAATTATAGGAAATTATTTCTCTGTTTAATAACATATTAGTGTATTGTATTCTATTTATACCTCACAGTGTAACAATTCCTACATCAATGAAATATACAACATATTTCTATATGGTATCAGAGCACAAGATCTGAACCATCTCTAAGCCTTGAGCACCACCCATGGCAGATACTAAAGCAGAAAATTCAGCCAACAGTTTGGCTGAAGGACATGTTCTTCCTATCACTAGTCACAAATTGAATGGCCTGAATTATAATCAATGGGTGCGCTCAGTCAAAATCTACCTTCAAGGaaaagggaaggaagattatATCACAGGAGACTCCAAGTGTCCAAAAAAGGGGGATTCCAACCTTGAAAATTGGCAACTAGAAAACAGTCTAGTAATGTCATGGCTGCTAAACACCATGACAAATGAAATTGGAGAAAATTTCTTGTACTCTGACACTGCCAAAGAGATGTGGGATGCCCTAAAGGAAACCTACTCTAATGTCGATAATACATCTGCAATTTTTGAAATCAAGAGCATACTCCATGACTTGCGCCAAGATGACCGCTCAGTCACAGAGTATTTTAATACTCTCAATCGTCACTGGCAGCAACTGGATGTATATGATGAAGTTGAATGGAGCTGCACAGAGGATAAAAAGAAGTACAAAGAATTGGTGGAGAAAGATAGAGTCTACAAATTTCTATTAGGTTTGAACACATAACTTGATGAAGTTCGTGGGAGAATCCTTGGAACCAAACCTCTTCCAAAAATTCGAGAAGCATTCTCGGAAATACGAAGAGAGGAGAGCAGGAGAAAAGTGATGCTTGGAAAATCTAATGCAGCCCCATCTATAGAAGGATCCGCAATGGCAGCAAGGGGAGATCAACGATCTTTCTAAAAGAAAACTCGCCCTTGGTATGACCACTGCAAGAAACCGGGTCATACCAATGACACATGCTGGATCATTCATGGAAAGCCATCAGAGCTAAAATGGACCAAAAACCGGGACAGCAGAGGGAACACAGCTGAGGTAAATTCTCACTCATCACCATTCAACAAGGAGAAAATGCAAGCCTTACAAAAAATGCTTCAACAAACATTTGGTACAGCTACTGTGGCACAAAAAGGTAATTTTTTGCATGCTCTAAACACTAGCAGGGGAAAACAAAAATCATGGATTATTGACTCAGGAGTATC contains:
- the LOC131606644 gene encoding uncharacterized protein LOC131606644 isoform X1; this translates as MEEAKAMQQQLIQEQQRQQHFLLLQQLQKQQQQQQASAISRFPSNIDAHLRPIRPLNLQQNPNPNPILNLHHNLPNPNSNQQQQHQKIIRPPGNQMELQMAYQDAWRVCHPDFKRPFSSLEDACDRLLPYHVVADYEAEEDDRILDSDTTGQMLSRSQQWDNNIAAKIAEFTATFEKQTLAFNIISQKRTLGEFRSEERLMIEQALLQEEKRALIELRAELETREKAGREAHEAKLRMAAMYQAEQQARADSQSHAEMMSRAPIRGSALGSQGSDVVIGGHDLGDQDHSEMMNGWGNNAQRDEKEPSEDFLNDEAENGDTGTPDGWREVGEFDLNARG
- the LOC131606644 gene encoding uncharacterized protein LOC131606644 isoform X2 → MEEAKAMQQQLIQEQQRQQHFLLLQQLQKQQQQQQASAISRFPSNIDAHLRPIRPLNLQQNPNPNPILNLHHNLPNPNSNQQQQHQKIIRPPGNQMELQMAYQDAWRVCHPDFKRPFSSLEDACDRLLPYHVVADYEAEEDDRILDSDTTGQMLSRSQQWDNNIAAKIAEFTATFEKQTLAFNIISQKRTLGEFRSEERLMIEQALLQEEKRALIELRAELETREKAGREAHEAKLRMAAMYQAEQQARADSQSHAEMMSRAPIRGSALGSQGSDVVIGGHDLGDQDHSEMMNGWGNNAQRDEKEPSEDFLNDEAENGDTGTPDGWREVGEFDLNAR